Within the Helicoverpa armigera isolate CAAS_96S chromosome 24, ASM3070526v1, whole genome shotgun sequence genome, the region cacatgataactattatataatattaaaaaaaggaaaaaaaaaaacacttaaattaatgttagtgttttaataaattaggtattaagtaatttattaattctgTAAGTATCTACATATTGATATACACAATACTCCATGCATATTGACAAATGGGacaatttcatgaaggtctttataaaataaaataatggttatttacaGAGTAAGTTTGAGAtttaaattttgataaaacatcATTTGCTGTTTCTAAACATGGACACTTACTTAATttccataaattaaataaaaacgtgtGTAGGTATAACTTAGTTGTACGAATAAAAGAAAACGTACCTATAAggcgaataaataaaaaggttacaTAACCccattttctataaataaggcgaaaaaaaaacaaaagagaatttAAGGGGACACCCGGGTTTGAACCGGGGACCTCTCGATCTGCAGTCGAATGCTCTACCACTGAGCTATATCCCCGATGACTAAGTAGCTAAAATAAGCGTTCATACTCCTATATTCATATACGTCACTAGTTGTACCAGTTATGTTCTACCACCTACACCGATTTTAACgggtttcatttatttacaagttttataAGAACAAGAGAACTGGTTTTCAATGATAAgaagtttattaataacttttgcAGTTATGTGGAGtaaagataattttgttttcattgttaaTTTTGCATGGTAACTCAATAAATAAGCTGTTTCATCATTTTAAAACTGGTTTTGTTAACATTGACATCGTTGTTGTTAGTAGGATCTCTACTTTATCGCTAAGCTCTTCAGTAAGCCTAAATAATGAggatttaataaattgattatatCTACAACATAATTAGAGTATTAAAATGATTATCAACTAAATTGTTTGTCATCGTTAACCAACAATATTTCAGATGTAGAAAATATGTGTTTTGATTGCATCAACCAAAATGTCAAAGTGAATTGACCcttgattttagttttttttcaaagttctaAACGTGATGATATCCTTAAAAATACGGTcccggttttttatttattacttattttgaTAAGTGTAATTGATTTCAGTTAAGATACTAGGTACTATAACAATGTATGGTAattgaataaacataaaaaaatgcgGCTTAAAAGTTACTCGGTTgatgagtaaaaaaaataatctgatGGCGTCGTGCGCAAGGACTTATaggacataaaaaatattatacgcgttacaaaaaaatatattgagaagGTATTTCCATTAGTATCTAGATCAATTTTATCAATGTTAAGAACGTAAAAActggctttttatttttataatctatttctacaatgtacacactatacatatatacaaacttaaactacttatctttatacaaggctaaaaataaaatactatatacaaaatgtatatatgttacagccaaagtaataagtccgcatgttatacatattatctagctattatttataatatctactcaatttggataaagtgataattgacacagaattaatcacattgTCTAGCAATTTTATAGaatatctccatagacttagataatgtaataaaacaagtagataaagatgattatttcatgttaactaactaaagtgccttaatataattcgaaaaaggctagttagcaCAGTGCACTCCATAATAGTAGCgaaaagtcccctctttgaagtGTGGCACGGGCCACTGTACGGGCGGCCCGGAGTGTGCCCTGcccgggaagggcaccgccgtgtcctcgtcaaggcagtcggcagcggcgacctctcgcgcccggccctggttcaagccaatgtccggggcgagaggtactgggatgccatcgtctccttctgtgtggtcgagagacgactcccagcTACCGTAGACGTGAGCCTGTGCGATGAGTTCGGGTGCCTTATCAGCCTTCCGTCTCCTGGGAGACACGGACCCGTCTCGGCGGCGCACGTTGTTCAACGCGTGGGTTTAAGCCACTAACAGTCTGACCTCACGCTGCACGCTCTCGCTCTCtgagtccctcacgctgctctcccacagtgggaggaatcatttaatgatttatcataaaaagagtcgataataacttgagccgtttataagaattagtaagtagtcagacgattataccatatttattactttggctaactttgaccagctattatgaattagatccagataaagtgattaatctatcacactgtctagccaatttgggtattatatacaATGACCAGTCATTATGTATgatatatatttaatcactttggctgtaacatataaacataaaacataaaatataaaagagcatcgatcaggcgtcgaagtattcctccgcatcactgtcctccggaaacgtgcccagaagactggctgcattgccacgttgaatggcaatgctgattctttgtccgaagaataagccagccctctggtcacgcgaagcgtcgacaagccttttcgcgatgtccttataaagtaaccgcgaactcgggccccatggtccgagcgtttcgtTTCGTTTCGTTTCCATTAGTATTGGTTTATTTTCGTATAATACTGAAATGCAAAAAGAAGCCGCCCCCGGGTGGGCTCGAACCACCAACCTTTCGGTTAACAGCCGAACGCGCTAGCCAATTGCGCCACGGAGGCCGTGGTGGAAGACGCGAAATAGATATTTAGATTAgacttatgtaaaaaaatagcacaaaaatataaaaaaagatctTTCAGTCACATTTTTTGCGGTGGACAATAATTGTCTAAACAGGATAAGCTTAATACctaaattgctttattttaaaaagaaaacagatgATTTCCAAGCAGCAAAAGCAGACAAACACAGGTACTTGAGAAAAAGCTATGAAAGGGATATAATAACTAAGCTTGAATGTAGAAGAAGCCATTATGTACATAAAGCAACATGCATAGGTTCTatctataaaagcaaaaaaaatatataccatgATTTTCTTGGAAGCcactttatatttataaataaaaatagcataatataggtacctacttaagcaatgaaaataaaagcacCTGTTATTCTTATTGGCAAGTATTCAATATCATTTATAGGCAAATAAAAAGTCCAAAACCATTATATTAGCTCACATACTTACCCATTTATCACCAATCACCAAACCAAACACTGCTTAACTAACTTCTAATTTTTCCAAATGTTACTTACTTTACTTAATTCTAGAATTCTACATTAGCACTTCATTTCAACATTTGTGATAATTTGACAGAACATTACTCAAAATTCTAGCTAAGTAGGGAAGTGtgcccaataaataaaataagaataaaaaaacgcTTTGGTTACTCAAATAAAGCGAAACAAgcaaaatattaggtactactTGAAATGATTCCATAGTTGATTGTTCGAAGCACAGAGTAGGTATTGTATTGAAATTTTTTAAGCATATTAGAAGccatataaaagataaaaatattttcttaaaccaATGGATAGACAGAAGCATGTTTGTATAAGATGAAAATTGagaattatttttagtgtttcTTTATAGGAGAACCTAGGTATCATTTCTCATGAGACGTGATACTTAGACGGAAAGTTGAAAGCTTCACACATAATGCgttgtttttacatttttgtgttTGCTTGCACTTTATAACGGGTTCAGTACTTACCTGGGACCTTACGGGtccgaaagtactgaaccgaaCTATGTTTTGGGCGggtacgggacgcgggtgagacAGCGGGAAATCGTTATTAACATGTGTTCATTATAAAGACTCGCACTGTATAATCTtatagtccccaggccggcgaacattttttttttgatacatacaAATTCAAGACTTTGTGAATGCCTTTCTTACGAAAAGTCCAATTAACTTTTCTAATGCGCAAAGTTTGGcgctaaaacaaaaaaaaagcgcAGTTTTTGAATGCTTGCACATACaagttacatttttttaaatatgtttaataaacTTTCAATATTGTGGTCAACTTATCTGACAAATAAAAGATCATGCTGCATATGGAGTGTCACAAGTAGAATGAGTTTGAACAAATGGTCCAAAATTACGAACAGATATTTTGAACCATCACTCACATCCCGTATGGTCTAGTGGCTAGGATACCTGGCTTTCACCCAGgaggctcgggttcgattcccggtacgggaaagtacctttttgatttttttctttaaggaGACCATTTTTGGGTTTAGTTTGATTAAGTATGGAGGTCCCAATCCTTTTTATTCACCGGTACAGATTCTATCAGACAGAAGTAAAATAAAGTGTAATAAAAGATCACCcgttttcaaattcaaaagtttATCATAAGCGATATTATGAATAATCCAATGCgaaaacagattaaaaaaaaaaacgttttggTGCTAGTCTAGTACAATGTTGTGAAGCAAAAAGGTTTGTCAGAAGtgggattcgaacccacgccctcagaGAGGACCAGAACAACTCGGACTCACGATCAGTGAGCAAGGGAACCTTGAGTCTGGCGCCTTAGACCGCTCGGCCATCCTGACAGATGCGAATCAGGTCGAAATTACGGATGACATTTCGAACAGTGAAAATGTATAACTTTTATAAAGGAAAACTCTgattcaatagttttttttacaaaaaaaatatgactgtaCGATTCGCAAATGAAGAACGCGTTATAAAATGATTATacgaaaattttaatataataccaATGCTTAGTATGAAATGTGAATTGCTTGCTTACATATGATTAAATGTTTCtaaaatttaattcaattcaatttaattcaggttaaaatttaattatttatttgccaattgtaaaacattattacaaTTGTAGCAAACAGTGCCATCTAGTGGCTAGTAGTTGTACTACTATGcaataagtttgtttatttagtcaCGCTATTCAATAACAGATGGCAGCATATAGCGTAATTTCTTGTCTTGAAAAGTTATAGGTATTTTAGTTTACACTGctcttttggttttataacttaaattttaatatgaTATTCAATTCGGTACCCATGACTATGCTGGCAAGTACATAGCCGTGTTTACCGTCAATAATATACATGATATTATAGAAATCATACATCACCACGTAAAATGAGTACTTTCAATTTGAAATTATCCGAAGCGAGTGGCAAAAGCatagatataaataacaaataaaacctaCCTTGAATATGGGTTGTCCTTATTTTTTAAGTCTGCTTCTACACCAAATAGTATTTATGCATAGTAAAATCACAACCTATAATAAGAATATCGTACCTATTGAGTTTTTCGAAAATATAACATCGGGGAGTGACGAATTTACAATTTATACACACACACTATAACGACAAACATGATTAATTAtgacttcaaataaaaacaattgaaacaaaTCACAATATCaaagttttgaaaagaaaaCTGAACCTGTGTTGCCATGCACGTTTAAACGCATTCTTTTTACTATTAAAATGGATACTAATATTTTCATCCATCCGTCTCAAtgagtttaatttgttttcccTCAAGACATTACAGCAAGTCGGCAAAACAAtgcagcaaataaaataatcggTAATTATAAGCTAtgaaataattatcaaaaaacattattttttttctttaaaaacttaaacaatgttttgttcCTGCGTCAAATGTTTTCTTTCTTCCGTTGGTTATTTTTATACTCATGCCTGATGCCATAATACCTTCTTATCTTCATAGCGCTACAAAATGTTGACACCAGTATTTTGCTGatggctgcaggattgttcgagaGTTActgcagccctggtacataaatggcttaagaaggaacacgGTGGGTTTTAGTCTGAAACTCCCTCCCGTAGTCCCGATGTACCCACTGCGGGAGGGTTCATTTAAAGTcccataaaaaaaagtattttgctGGTGTTCACCAGTTTCCCTAAGTTTCCTTTGTTCAGCATCTATGGCTTGTCTAAAGgtgaagtaggtaataaaaaatgtaggtactgcgggttgttcgaaagagataccgcgaccctggtacataaaaggcctatgacggaacacgacggtttttagtcagtaagagtctgacactccctcaccgctgctaacccacagcgggaggggtcatttgatgatttttgacgtcgttaaaaaaaaggtgatgtaggtaataaaaatgcatattttgtgtcatcatgttttattgtttaccaaATTGTGAAAATTAGAGAATCCAATCCTTTTTATAATGCTTTTGATGAATATCACAAACACTATAATTTTGTCGGTacctaatcatttatttatattcataaaattttctGACATATAAAATACTGCAAACATGCAGTAACATGCAAACATAATGCTagggagtttttttttgtacagtaacttaaataattataatgattacTCTGTTATTatcattacatacatatatgtattttgtaatcAGCTGAATaaggttggactggaagccaaccctaacatagttgggaaaaggctcgggagataatgaCATAATTATAATCACAGTCCAACCTACTATTAGGCTGATATCACATAAGTGGCAAACAGCAAATTGCACCGAAAAAATGGTAAATTATAAatctatcctactaatattataaatgtgaaagtttgtcagaatgtatggatgtatgtttgttattctttcacgcaaaaacggctggaccgattacCACGGATGTGCAGTCTACCATACATAGGCTACTAGTTATCAATACATCACGCAGCAGAAGCCgggagcggaagctagtattaaaataaaaagtaaagttttttttaagactgAAAAAAccggactgatttgaaaaatcattcactgttggaaagctactcttcccgagtaacataggctatattttatataaatatgggAAGAAGTTACCCTGGAATGCAAATGAAACGGTGGGAACATAGTTGTACATTTTTGTATCATTTAAAAGGAgccatttttaaaaaaattagataGATTGTCGTAGAAAATATTCCTCAAAATAGGCTTAATTTACTTCCCGAGAATTTATGGCCTGTTGAAGTCCTGTACTACCGAGCTTATTCTAAAGTACCTAGCTTCCTAATTAACAATGATACAATTGATTTgatttagaaatataattttgaccTCTTATTACGAAACATGCTTCACTTCAATTTTACTActactattataattttaatactactTGTTGAACTAAAATTCAACTCTAAACaggttgtagtttttttttatttggcttaATGTCTCTGCCGTCAACATAAATTCTTATTCTGTAGCAGTGATTTTCTACAGCATACTTGACAGAAGATTTGAGCGAAGGACCTTTCGGTCGGCCTTCATACAAATAAGTTCCAATCGAGCTTAAAACCTCCTTCAATCTAAAACGTgacagtcatcatcatccaccACTCCTCCATTCAAAGcatcatttaaaatgttattcctACTCTTTTTCAGCTCATTGTCTATGAAATTCCGTCTTCCCTCTCTTGCTCTCTGGTAGGACACTTTGTCAGGAGGCGGCCGGTCCACTATTCCTTTAGTAAAAGTGTATATCACTGTCGTAAAGTCACCTTCAATGAAAGCCAAGTTTACTGTCGGTCCAGTCTCAACAGTACATaagttttcttgtattttgttgaTGTAATCCACGCTGATCTCGTCGTATGTCGGTATTGGCACGTATATGTTGAGTTTCTCGTTCTTATTTGGGCGGGCGACGATGTAAAGTGTGTCTATGTCCTTGTTGTAACAATACTCAGTGTCATACATTAGCTTCTCGTCCACTAAATGTATGTAAAGATTATATGCAAGCGACATTTTTAGATCGGAATGGCAGCCTAAAGCCTTCATGTCGTCTTTGATCTTGGTTTCAATATCCATTTTCAGaagttttagttatatttttgtgtgtttacgGCAAATTTCTAACCTCACCAAACAAAAGCACTGCAGTCAAAGCAGCAATTGACAtatctgtcaatgtcaaaaatAACGTTTTGTTTCGTCTCTGTAAATACGTTTTGTTGTTAACCGAACGAACGGAATCACCGACTTTTGGGTTGGCGGGTTTCCTTCAATTATCAATCAAAATTATACGTGTAACGACGTCTCCCTGTATTTATTAGggagatacctacataatacattGCGGCtaaagcctttttttttttccgacgttaaaaatcatcaaatgacccctcccgctgtgggttagcagcggtgagggagtgtcagactcttactgactaaaaaccgtcgtgttccgtcataggccttttatgtaccagggccgcggtatctctttcgaacaacccgcagcctgCGGCTAAAGCCTGAAGCGTAGCTACACCTTGGTCTCGCCGACCACATGCAGCTAAACATAGTCGTGTCCTATTACattctattaaaaatatgtgtagCATTCGTCTTAGCTGCGCACCAGTGGCCAAAATTAGTTGTAACTTATGTCTCATCGGTGGGAGCTTTACGATTTAGTTAAGCATTTTGGCTTTTTCTTTAGATTCTATATAGGTAATTATCTTATCTTTCTCGACTGACACCCTctgatttgttattaaaaaatgaaaGACAAGAATGTTTATCTCTcgttaaaagtatatttttcgtATAGTTGGCCTCGTTGCACTTAATTTGCCGTTAATAATTGTGTTAAGTCTGTGCACAAAAATGCCGTTATGGAGTAAGGTACAATAAAACGATTAGTAATTggtaatacttttattttattttcaatacagtTACAATTCCAGTGGTTATTTAACAGATAActcttataaaatatctatcaaATAAGCAAGATTGTTATTATTTGGGTGGGATAGTATAAGAAGTGTCTTTGATTTTcccataatattgaaaataatggaaGGTAATCTTCAAGTGTGGAGAAGAACTTAGTACATAGTTAAttaaactaagaaaataaatagtcattaacaagaaaatcttaaaaataatggttataaaaTGTTCAGTCATATTTACATTAGGTAGAGTATGTAGgtaaaaaattaatattaaattgttcttacaatcaaaatattaactacgtaaaaatatattacatagtGTGAACTCTTAAAGCATGTGGCCACAGACCTTAAAAGTAATAGAAAGTTAagtctaattaattaattaaagattaCTCAGGTGGAACCAAGTAAAGAGCCTCtcaaaatactatttacaaGATTTCACCGCACCGAATACCTAAtccacaaaaatattaataaatatttcatacaagATTATAGAATTTCGCTGACTCCTTACACTTGACCTTAGCTAAATGAGTCATTTGTCCTTTCACAAATTCACTACTTTGAACACAAAAGTCAATAGCACCATGGTTTTAGATCACTTGGGGTTTATAGGATGTCTTTGCTAGTTTTGATGCATTTTCCTCTAAAGCATATTTCAGTTTCATGCGACACCTCTGTGGACATTGACGTGCTCACTACATTAGCAGGATTCATGAAAGATGACACAGATGAACTCTCTACTCGAACTACTGATGTTTCAGTAACTTCATCAACCTTTTCTGTTTGACTTTCCTCAGTAGTATTCAGCTTTTTGATTTCAGTAAAATCGGTTACAGATTCCGTATTTTCGTCAGTAACAGACGCAGCAGTTATTTCTTCAGGAATGAATGCGCTTTCCGTCGTGACTATCTTAGGTTTGGGTTGCTCTGTGGTAATTTGTATTTCTAGTTCAGTTGTTTTGGCTTCGTTTTCTGGGCTGACCTGTTTGTCCTCTGAAGTCGTTCCAAATAAGTAGTCCATGAAACTGAACCCAGCATCAGATTTGTTATCTGTCACAGGTTTGTTGGTAGTGGTCGGTTCAGTTGGAGTGGTAACGTACATGTCATCCATGGTAGGGTCTGGTGAACCTGTTCCTAGGTCCAAGTCTCCGGGACTGATAGCTGTTTCAGTCTGCGTTTCTTTTGGCAGATAAACTGTGGTCTGTTTGCTTTCTTCAGTAATGAGAGTTTCATCCTTTTCGGAGTCTTTGCTAGTTAGTTTAGGTATGTCTACAGTAGGGATCACATCAATGTTTTCTGCTTCATCGTTACTTGAGAATAGGTCTTTGATAAAATCGTAGCTTGGTTTGTAAGTTGTAACCTTGGGTTTTTCAATTCTTTCTGTTTTGTCATGAACGTTTTTGGATAGCTTTAATGGTTGTCCGAGGCGGTTGACGGTGTGAGTGTAGTACTGCGATTCAGCAAATTCTATGGATTCGGTGGATGCAGGACGCACTTTGACTTTCTTCCAGAATCCACGACGGCGGCCCTTGCGGTCTTTGTCATCCTGGaatgaaaatattgatacatTAGTTACGTTGTACAGAAAAAAGTGGTGAAATCAGATGTATTCTGCTTAAAAGATATATATGACCTAGATCTACAAGCCGTGCTTCTTTGTCAACTCTATTTTTGAATACATTAAGAACTAGGTGTTTCTTACCTCTGCATTAACAGAAGAGTCATAGGCCGTAGTTTGCTCAGTCGTGATTTCTTCCATCGGTGTAGTCTGCTTCTGTACGTAGGTCTCTCCAGAAGATATTATTCTCTCCGGGGGAATTTCACCAATCTCACCGCCTTTGTGTTTCATCACATTCGTGGTGTACTCATCCTGATCTTGTTCCTCCAAGCTTTTCATCACTTCTTCCAACATACTTTCAAAAGTAGACATGGAGTCAGTGGTGTCGCTTCTGGTAACTTTGCTCTGTTCTACCAAAGCCTCTAGAGTTGGGGGGATTTCAGGAATTTTCTTGACTGATCTAGTGTTAGTTGCTGGAGTTACAGTTAGCAGTATATCATCAAACTCGTTCCTAGCTGTGATTATGTCCAGTTCACTCTCCTTGTCTGATCTACGCTCAGTTGTTGCGACTTTCTGTTCATCTATGATATCATTAGGATTGAATGGTTTAAAGGAATCGCTTGAGATCTTGGGTGACCACTGGTCTGTTTCGGGTTCAGCGTACTTTGGTCTGTTGATGGAAAAGTTAGAATCCTGATCTTCTGTTTCTTCTTCCTTGCTTTCGGGTTTCTTGTTGTATCTCTCGGACAGTCTTGGTCTAGGGCTGTATCTCGTATGAAGTTGGCTTCTGTTGGTAGTGTTGGGTGCTTCGGTCTGTACATCTGGTTTGTCCGTGGGTTTCTCAGTGGGTCTTCGTCCTCTGAATCTGTTCTTTACTTCATAAACACGTTTAGTGCTCGATGACTCAGTCGATGTCGTAGTATAAGAATATGAAGGTCTTCTTCGGCGAAAATGTCCACGTTTAGTAGAACTTTCCGTCGTAGAGGGAGATGTCGCAGATGGTTCTGTGGTAGGTTCCGGTCTGTACACAGGGTGCCTAATTTCTTGTACTTCCGGCCTAGCGTGTACTTGCTTTGTCTTCAAGTCAGCTTCAATTTCATCAATTCTCATT harbors:
- the LOC110381516 gene encoding uncharacterized protein LOC110381516, with translation MDIETKIKDDMKALGCHSDLKMSLAYNLYIHLVDEKLMYDTEYCYNKDIDTLYIVARPNKNEKLNIYVPIPTYDEISVDYINKIQENLCTVETGPTVNLAFIEGDFTTVIYTFTKGIVDRPPPDKVSYQRAREGRRNFIDNELKKSRNNILNDALNGGVVDDDDCHVLD